The DNA sequence aggaaggaaggaaagagggaaagaaaggagggaagaaagaaagagaatttacATCCATTTTCCAGGGCAATGAACCACGACTGCCTCTACCTCCATTCTCTGTCAATAGTTCCAATACAGCTCACCTGCTTCCGGTATCATTTAAAGTGATACTTACAAACAAGAGGAAATATCAGCCTGGTCAGGGAACAGGTTTGTCAGTATGCtcctgaggtgttgggagcccaTTATCCGCGACAGGcgaacagaaaagagagagagagagagagagagagagagagagagagagagagagagtgtgtgtgagtgtgtgtgtgttgatgttgTTGTGGAACAGCCGTCAGTGATTTCACCGCCCACAGCCCCAGCTCACATGAAGACACGACACCCAGCCAACACCACCTCTAACATCCCGTGCTCTGGAAACTCCAGAAAGGATGCAAAGAACCCCGGCAGCCCGGATCCTGCGGGGAAGGCGGCGGTGGGGTGCGGGGACAGGGACCCAACACTCACTCACCACCACGATGCCCGGGGCTGGGGGCTccgggggacggggggggggggagcccgcTCCTCTCGCCGCCGGGAATGAATGCACCGCAAGCCGGGGCTGCAGGGGGGCGAGCCGGCCGCGCGCCCCGCCGCCCTCTCCCCCTGTCCCCCCGCCCCCGATGATCGGGGCGCCGCGGCCGCTCGCTCGCAGCCCGCCGAGGATGCtttggggggcggggcggggcggggcggggggcgcaCAGCGGGCCGGCGCGGCGCTCCCACGCCCACCCACTGCCCCCAAGAAACCCGAACAAAGCCCGGGAGAGAGGGAGCAGTTGTTTCCCGGGGCCAGGTCCCGAACACACGCACTCGGGTCAAGGGAGAGGAACGAGGCGACCGTGGCCGACGCAGGGGGGTggcgtggggtggggtgggggggtgtagGCGGAAGAAGGGGGAAGAAAATGACGCGCCCTCGTCGTCTCCAAACCTCGCAACACATTCCGGGGAACCTCCGTGCAAACTTTCCTTGACCTCGACCCCgatctggggggcggggggaggagggggtgtccgcaaaaaaaaaaaaaaaaaaactggggtgcGATGCCCTTGGGGACAACCCCACAACGGGGCGGCCGGAGGGGGTGGACGCACAATGGGGCCTCGGCGCGGCTGGCTTGCGGGAAAGGGCGGAGGGGCGCCCCGGGGAGGAGACCCAACAAAGGGGCGCGCGAGGTGGCAGGTTCGCTTCCCGGGCGGGCCGCGAGGCGCcatcatgggggtgggggtgtgcgTGGgatttgggggtggtggtggtgggatccCCTTGTCCAGTGTTCCCTCCCTGCCCCGCACGCGGGGCTGGCGCGGGGAGCCCGGGGACTTGGGGGCGTTCAGGTCCCGTTTCGCTTTACCGGCTTGGCGGCGCGCCCATCCGCGCGCGCGGACGCACGAGTTGCCGGGGCGCCGGGGAGGGACGGAGCAGGAggacgcggcggcggcgggggggggtTCCCGCGCGCCCCGCGCCGGCCTCCCGGGGCTTTTCCGCGCTCGTCCTCCGCTCGGCGGGCGCCGCTCCGCCCGGGGCCTCGGCCTTTTCCCCAGCCCCGCCGGGCTCGGCCTCGCCGTCCtcccgctcgctcgctcgctcccgGAGCCTGGATTGATCTGGTCGCGCTGGCGTCAGGGAGTCGGAACCGCCCAGCCTCCACCGCCAGGCGGCTGCCAAGACCCGGCGCGGCAGCCCGCGCTCCCGACGCGCGCTCccggcgcgcacacacacacacacgcgcgcgcgcacacgcgctCGCTCGCTCCCGACGCCGCCAGGGATCCTCTCCAAATTCCCGGCCCGCGCGGACGCGGCGTTGCCCGGCCCCCGGGGAGGACGCTGGACCGCGCCCGGGAAGTCCCAACGCCGCCCGGCCCCGCGCCCGCGTTACTCCAGCCCCGGCTCCGCGAGCCGCCCGCCTCCTCCCGCTGgcctgtttcccccccccccacccccgacctcctgctctcctcctcctcttcctcctggctGCACGAGCTGCAAGTCAAGTTCCAGTTCCCGCCGGTTGATGTTCCCCTCCGCCGCCAGACGTCTCCGGACGCGGCCGCTGCGCCCGTCGCATCGTCCCACCGACGCCCCGGTGCATTTTGTAACGAAGCGCCCGCGGCCCCACCGTCACTGCCCGGCCACTTGCACGTGGTTTCCCGAGCGTTGCGTGTGCCCCCCAAATCGGGTAGTCTGGTACCCTGAGCGCATCTGTTCACCCAGACCCTGGGAGTCGGGGGATGCGTTTTGCGCCAACTGGGAATCCAGTGATTGCACTGTGTAACCTGTTGCTGGAAATAATGACAGGGTCGCAGGAAATACCTATTTCAACACGGGGTCTCTCCAtttagcccacactggccttgaaatggaactatctttttttttttcttctagtattgTATTTTTTGGTCCAATCTTTTAGATAACCATAATCTCTACCCCTCATAAAACCCCATAAATAACTCCTATCTTACTGATCCTTATAAACACTGAAAATACCTTCGTACAGCAGTCAACTTTTCTCTTGGCCTGTTTTGGAAGCTGGCATGAAATCTTGGCTAATTACCTTAATGTTGAGTTATGCTTAGAGAAGAATTATTCTGAGAAATAAATGTCCCAtggaccaaaaaagaaagaagaggaaattgTTACCAGCAATATGAAGATACCAAAGGCCACtacatattaatggtactctccaATTATTCCAGTCCCTTGACATACCCAGCAttgcacttaaaatttttattaattatttaagtATTATATCTGTATCCCATACTTAATTATTCAAAGGAAATACAAGAAATCCCATAAAGTGCCattgataaattatatataagaaTATTTCTGCTAATTAAATTCCTTGCTTCATTAAACTGTGTGACCACTCACTGGTCAATTCTTGGATGTGATCTTATTTTCCTTAAAAGCAGTATTTGACATAGTTGGTCATTCTCTGATCCCTAGTCAAATAGCCAAAGTAAACCCAGCTAAATGCTGCTTAGGTCAAGTTACTCCCCAGTTCAGAACCTCCTTTTGATAAAAAGAAGATATATCCATACATGGGAACAGTATTCagccatttaaaaaagaaaaagaaaacgagaGGGCttggagagtggttaaggcacttgccttcaaagcctcacaacccaggcttgtattctccaggacccataaaaagccagatgtataaagtgccgcatacatctggagtttgtttgcaggggccagGGAATGATAACTAAACATTATGGGCTGAAAATTATTCTAAAATTACTTTCTGATAATGATTATACAACTGTGTGAGCTTAGAAAACACCATTTCAGTGTGTACTTTGAAGGCgtcaattttatttcaaaaaagcTTTAAgttaaacaaagaaaagcaacaaCTAAAGGCAGTTGCatgattcttctttttattttttattttatttttgagaggaggagagaaatggagaaagagagagggaatgagggtgagtataggtgtgccaaggcttctttccactgtaaatgaactccagacatgtgccactttgtgcatctgggtttaggtgggtactggggaattgaactcaggccagtatgctttgcaagcaagtatctttaatcgCCAGACCACCTCTCCTATCCCTAATTGCATGATTCTTTATTGGTTCCTGAAGGGAGGGGAGCTATGAGGTGATATAATAAAGCTACTTGCCAAAAAAATAGAAACGTAAAAACCCGAACTGGACTTTCTTAGTTCAGTCTTAGTAGCCCCAAAtgataattattaatattatgcacgctataaaattttattttgcccCTGTGTAAGTTATTTAAGTGGTAATAAAAATTTTGGACACTCTTTTTAAAAGGGCATTTTTGAGACAGTTGTAAAACCCTGACTAACctctcttaaaaatgttttaatatttttttaaaaaacatgcctTCTTATTTCACTCAGGATAAAAGTTCTTACAATGGGTAGAGACCCTACAAGATCTTCCTTCCACACTATCCTTTCCCACTCCAGCCTACTCTCCTGGTCTTCCCCTCTGGTTCCCTTCATCAAGTTCCTCTAGTCTCCTCACTCTTCTGGAACAATCTGAACCTACCCTCACATCAGTTCTTATGCACTGGCCATTTCCTCCCTGGGAAGCCCATTCTATGGATGCTGCATGGCTCCCACACTCCTCAAATCTGTCCTTGTCTCAGTGAGGTCTGCCCTGGTCACCCCTCAGCTCCTCACACACATTTTCTGGCCTCTTTTCCCTGTGGATGTTTCACCTACTGCTGCGGGGGGCTCACCAGTTCATTGTATCCACCATCTGAGACAGCCCACTGGTGAAGAGGTCATTTGGGCTCACGGTTTCAGAAGTCTATCTGCACTGGACTACCGATGCTGCTTCAGTGCTTTTGAGGCATCATATCATGTCAGGAGGTGCACAGGAGAGCAGGCTGTGTGTCTCAAAGTAGCTGGCATGTGGATGCATacaagaagaaggagaggagggctggagagatggcttagcggttaagtgcttgcctgtgaagcctaaggaccccggttcgaggctcggttccccaggtcccacgttagccagatgcacaagggggcgcacgcgtctggagttcgtttgcagaggctggaagccctggcgcgcccattctctctctctccctctatctgtctttctctctgtgtctgtcgctctcaaataaataaatttaataaaaaaaaaaatgaggaaaaaaaaaaagaaggagaggagagagagtgagatagagagaaggaaatggGAGAACTCAACATCTCATAATCCCCTTCTGAACACCCCCACCCCTAGTGACATAAGATACCCCACTAGGGGAACTCACCTCCCAACAGGGCCAAGCTGAGAACTAAGCTTCAATATATGGGCCTTTGGGGGACAGTTCCAAATCtaaaccaaatattttatttttatttatttatttgagaaagaggaaggtagaaaCAGAATGGGAGTGCcgcagcctctagccactgcaaatgaactccagatgtgtgcaccaccctgtgcatctggcttatgtaggtaccagggaatcaaacctgggtctttaggcttctcaggcaggcgccttaacagCTAGGCATTTCTGCAGCCCTTAACAATGTATCTAAAAGGTCggaatccttgggctggagagctgcttgcctgtgaagcctaaggaccccagttcgaggcttgattacccaggacccatcttagccagatgcacagggggcgcactcgtttggagttcgtttgcagtggctggaagccctggtgcgctgcccctctctctctctctctctctctctctctttctctctctctctcctcccctctctccctccctccctccctccctctttctctctctctgtctgtcgctctcaaataaataaataaaaataaaaacaggggctggagggatggcttagcagttaaggtgttgcctgcaaagccaaaggacccaggttcgattccccaggaccaacattagccagatgcacaagggggtgcatgcatctggagttcgtttgcaatggctggaagtcctgatttgcccattctctctctctctctctctctctttccctctttctctgtcaaataaataaataaaaatattattaaaaaaataaataaaaacagatggggcgtggtggcgcacgcctttaatcctggcaatcaggaggcagaggtagtaggatcacggagagttcgaggccaccctgagactacatggttaattccaggtcagcccggaccagagtgagaccctgtcttttaaaaaacaaaaatagggctggagagatggcttagcggttaagcgcttgcctgtgaagcctaaggaccccggttcgaggctcggttccccaggtcccatgttagccagatgcacaagggggcgcacgcgtctggagttcgtttgcagaggctggaagccctggcacgcccattctctctctctccctctgtctgtctttctctctgtgtctgttgctctcaaataaataaataaaaaattttaaaaaaataaataaataaagtggaaactgggcgtggtggtgcacgcctttaaaaaattaagtaaataaaaataaataaaaaacaaaaataaataaattaattaaaaattttaaaaaaataaattttaaaggccAGAATCCTTGGTTTGTTCACATGCCTGGCATTGTACAGAGTCATTTAGACGCCAGTCGAATCAGTGAACGAATCACACTCTGATGGGCGGTGGGTTGGGGGGTAGGGAAAACTCAATGGTTGACAGTAGTCAAGGAGCGCAGATGGTGGATAAATGCACAAATATGTTAGGCCACAGTAGACATGGAGGGGAAAACAAGGTAAGAGAGACTGGGCAGGGCAAGGGCAGGGAGAAAGGCCTCATGGACTGGGGTCctaagggaagagaaggagggagctgGCTACTTGAACTGAGGGACGGTTTCAAGCCCTCCTAGGGCAGGAAAACACAGGTGCAGAGACCCAGAAACTGAGTCTTTGGGCAGGGGGTGGAGTGCCCATAGGCACGCAGGCTGGTGGCTCCAGGGaggtctctaaccactgctctCTTGTCTCTGTGAAACAGCCTCCTGATCATGGCAAAGGGTGGCTGGATGTTGGGGCGGGGGCCGAAACAGAAGAAAGGAGGGCTGTAAACAGTTCTCGGAAAGCAAAGGAATTATGCAAGCATAGTAGGCACACATTAAATGCCCATTTGAGGTTGGTGGGCATGGCATTGAAGCAGGCTTGGACAGGGGCTGAGCTGGGCCTAAGAGGACggagctttgcaggtgagtgtgaTGGAGGGAAAGGGCATCGGGGGACAGAAAGTGTAGACAAGGGAGTGACAACAGGAGTGACTGGGTGACGCCCAGGGAGCAGAGGACATAAAGGGACATAGGATGTTGAAGACATGATGGGGTCAGTAAGCTGAAGGTCCCACAAATCGCTGGGGTTGTGGAGGCCCTTCCCAAAGGCTGAGGAGCGACCTAAGAACAGGAGACCCACAGTGCATGGAGCTTTTAGAGCATTTGCGGGAGTCGAGGGAGGCCCTGTAAAGCTAGCGATGGAGAAGTCATGGTCCGAGTCTCCGATGTCCCCCGGCCACCATGAGGTCTGCTGTCATCGCCATCTTGGGAAGACATCAGAGCCAGAAATGCAAACATGGCTCTCAAACATTGTGGACGTGAAACCACCTAAGAGCTTTTGCCTCCAAGATAAAAATACACtcaggagtgctggagagatggcttagcggttaaggcacttgcctgcaaagccaaaggacctaggtttgattccccaggacccacataagccagatgcacaagtgtggccgtgtgtctggcgttcatttgctgtgactggaggcccatgcATGCTcctgctctccctcctccctccctccctctccctccctctctatctctttctctttctccttctgtctctctcaaataaatacattaaaaaagtagaaaaatgtacgtaagggctggagggatgggttagcagtttagacatttgcctgcgaagccaaaggacccaggtttgattccccaggacccatgttagccagatgcacaagggggcacacgcatctggagtttgtttgcagtggctgtaggccctggcacacccattccccctccctgtttctctgtcaaataaataaataagtaaatttaaatatatatatatatatttaaaaatacattaagggccaggtgtggtggcgcacacctttaatcccagcattcgggaggcagag is a window from the Jaculus jaculus isolate mJacJac1 chromosome 12, mJacJac1.mat.Y.cur, whole genome shotgun sequence genome containing:
- the LOC123453613 gene encoding atherin-like, with product MAPRGPPGKRTCHLARPFVGSPPRGAPPPFPASQPRRGPIIGVEVKESLHGGSPECVARFGDDEGASFSSPFFRLHPPTPPHATPLRRPRSPRSSPLTRVRVFGTWPRETTAPSLPGFVRVSWGQWVGVGAPRRPAVRPPPRPAPPPKASSAGCERAAAAPRSSGAGGQGERAAGRAAGSPPCSPGLRCIHSRRREERAPPPPVPRSPQPRASWW